ACATTTCTATTTAACACCAACCCGGCTAAAATACTGCTGGCAGCAGCTATATCCCTTTGTTGTTGTTGATCTTTAATTTTTTCGACTGCTTGTGCTACCTGGCTCAATACCATTGTAGGATCTTCTGTCTGACTTAGCACGGCAAATGGTAATAAACCGGGCGCGGTCATAAATTGTTCTGTTGGTTGTTCCCATAGACGGATTACTTCAAACTCATGGTAAGTTTTGTTTAATCTGAAACTATTCTCATGGACTAATTCAGAATCTGTTTTTCTCAAATAAATCACTACTTGACGCATCTGTTTGTCAGGAAAACGCCGATAACCTCTAACTCGATAATCTAACATCCTAAAGGGTATATTTTTATTACCATCGGTCTGAAATTCAATATGTAATATTAAGTTCTCTGATTGTAATAAAATTAACGAATCGGCGCGAATTGGTTCGTTTGATAATTCTGTTGGACTCAGTTCTGTTAATTCGACTGGTGAACCTAGTAACCATGTAGCTAAGTCTGCTTGGAAGTTTTCGGCGAGATATTTACAGATGTTGTCATACATTGGATTTTACAACTTTAATAGTTTATTAATTACGCGCTCTTTTGTATTATACTAGCGAGTCCTAAGCATTGCCTAAATTTTCCAAGAAATAACTTTCTCTTGAATATTTTTAACAGCTATGGTAAGGGTAAATAAACTATACGATCTTGATATTCACCATCTTCTGAAGCTAAAGCAACTAAGATTAATTCTTCTATATTTTCACCAACACTTAAATTAGGATTGAGAATGAAAATTCCTGGTATGTGACGATTCACAGCCATGTGATCAGCTAAATGTACAGGCATAGAAGTACGGTTATTTGTGACTAATACGAAATTATTCTCCTCACACCAACAGAGAATTTCAGGATCAAGTGTCCCTTTCGGTGGTATTCCTGGTTCTCCTATTACCTGAACAACAATATCAGGTTCTTTGAGTTTAATTTGTTTTGGATATAAAGGATTGATATTTTCATCAATCAAATATTTAATGGTCATTTCCTTATACTTTTGCTTGTCTTTCTATTCTCAGTTGACGGAGTTTTTCTGATACTGGTGGGGGATTAAGTCTCTGTTCTTCTCTCATTCTATGACCATGTTCTATCCAGTTCTTCATGTAATCGCTGATAGTTTCTTTGTTTTGCAAATAGTAAAGAATAGTGGCATAGACTTGTTCTAAAGAAAGTGATTGATATATTTGAGCAATCTCTTCTGGAGAACGTCCACAATCAATGTATTCATAAAGTATTGTCTCAATTCCTATTCTGGAGTTTTTTAGTCTAATATCTCCAGGAAAAAGAAAATT
The DNA window shown above is from Anabaena sp. WA102 and carries:
- a CDS encoding Rpn family recombination-promoting nuclease/putative transposase, translated to MYDNICKYLAENFQADLATWLLGSPVELTELSPTELSNEPIRADSLILLQSENLILHIEFQTDGNKNIPFRMLDYRVRGYRRFPDKQMRQVVIYLRKTDSELVHENSFRLNKTYHEFEVIRLWEQPTEQFMTAPGLLPFAVLSQTEDPTMVLSQVAQAVEKIKDQQQQRDIAAASSILAGLVLNRNVIKKIFRSEIMRESVIYQDILEEGEAKGEARGKAEGEAKGKAETTRKLAINLLRIGMNLEQIAEVTELSVEQVRDLQQEIQSL
- a CDS encoding DUF433 domain-containing protein, translating into MNSQTIPQIIPKKDITEYFNFLFPGDIRLKNSRIGIETILYEYIDCGRSPEEIAQIYQSLSLEQVYATILYYLQNKETISDYMKNWIEHGHRMREEQRLNPPPVSEKLRQLRIERQAKV
- a CDS encoding DUF5615 family PIN-like protein, with protein sequence MTIKYLIDENINPLYPKQIKLKEPDIVVQVIGEPGIPPKGTLDPEILCWCEENNFVLVTNNRTSMPVHLADHMAVNRHIPGIFILNPNLSVGENIEELILVALASEDGEYQDRIVYLPLP